GCAGCCATTTTGTGAGTACTGGTGACCCATGGTGGTGAAATAGGACAGTTCCCCTGCCAGCTGCTCGATGTGACCGTGGTCAGGGTAAAACCCCTCCTGTGTCATTTCCTCCAGCAAACACTCCATCACATGGCTTTTTTCAAGAAGCGTCAGGGACACAATATCCAGCCCCACCTCTGCCCACAGagggtgatgctctgccagggtATGCCGCAGAAGAGCTCCGGCTGACTTCGCAGTGCAGGAGACATTCTGCAGTATGTGTCTGGTGATCTCCTCCTGTCCCAGACTACTGAGGAGGACATAGATGACGTTCAGATGCTCGTTGGTCTGGTTAGGCTGAAGCAGGCCTTGCAGCACGTCCAGCAAAGGAGCCGGCATCAACTCCACCTCGTCTAGCACAAAGACAGGGATCTTCTCCTGAGCCTCGGCATGCTCCACTACCTCCTCCACCCAGAGGGACAACTCTCGGGCGCACTGGCCCACATCACCCTGTACGGGGCAGTGGTGTAGGGTGAAGTACTGCACCACCAGGTCTTCTCCCAGCACCGAGCGGAAGTGGCGGACCAGCAGGCGGCCCAGGTGGCTCTTGCCCACGCCGCTGGGGCCGTGCAGGGCCAAGGCCAAGGGCTGGGAGTGAGCGTAGGTGGACAGGTAGCCCTGGAGGTGCTCCATCAGCTCTTCTATCGCCCCTCGCTGGCCAAACACTTCCCTGCGCAGCGTCTTGTCCAGGCCTTCCAGGTCATACGGTGCCACATGGTCATCCAGGTTCTCGATGGCATTGTAAACCTGCAAGAGGACAGGAAGGGAAGTCATTTTAATTAAGTGTTATTGACTGGAATAACATTCCATGCTGTTTATTCTGTTCAATGCCATTAGTAGGAGGACAGATGAGCAGTGGAACACGTTTTACAAATCACATAACTAGAAAAGAACTCCACTGTATCCTCATCCACAATGAAACTGAATCATAATCGGCATTTTCAAAGCCCTTCAGCTGTTTTGAGTATAATTCAACAYCATTAGTGGTAAAAARAAAAWRAAAAAAAAGAAGCAATGTATCCTATTGCTATGATGGCAACCGTGGGATATACAGTACTAGGCCAATCATGTRGCTGAGCCTGTACATTAACCCTAAGGGATAATGATGTCTGTAGTTGGGTAACTAGGGACTGAGTTAGAGTGGAAAAAAGGAGTGGGAAATCTTCTAAGCACAGTAAAGAGACAAGTTTAGAGTTGACCTGAAGGGATACGATGATACCGAAGAGGACAAAGAAAGGTTTGGCCCGGCTCCGGTCCTTGTCACTGGGGACGACCTTGCAACAGTTGTTAGGGAAGAGCACACGagaccccttcctcctcctcctcctgtgggTGGCCTGCTTRACATTGGAGGTGAAGATCTCTGGGGCGGTGGGTAGGCCGGGGCCCATGGAAGGCCTACCTGAGGCGGTGGGTAAGCTGGGGTCGGGGCCCGTGGAGGGTCTACCTGAGGCAAAGAGCCCAGTGGCTGAGTCTAGCCGACGTCTCTTCAGAGCCTGGTACTTGGTCCTGATGCGGATCATGGCTTTCAGTTCAGGGGATATCAGCGACGGCCTTGGGTGGATGAGCTTGGCCTTCTGCTCCTCTGTCTTGGCCTCCTCTGAGAAGCTCCCTGAGCTGTCCTCCTTATCTCCCATCTGTCCAACAACAAGACAGAGATGCAtaggacagagggacaggagTGCGGACACAGCATGGTGTGGTATTTGTaattattaaggatccccattagttcctgccaaggcagcaactactcttcctggggatcCAGTAAGCCGCTATGTTCAAACAAAGGACAATCAACGTGTAAGAAGCAACGTTTGTCTGAAGGTGAATATGCTTCACACTGTGTTAGTTCATTAGTTCATAGTGTCTGCTCAATGACAGATAAACGGTGCACTTGTGGCTATTATGTCTCATTCAGTGCAATATTTTGAACTTAAAATATACACCTATTAGTGTATATTAGATATTAGTTGTGTGTCTATGAATCTCTTTAGCAAGTGAGGACGCAGGATTTGCGTGACTCCTGAGGTTTGGATGATTTTGGTTAAAACAAAAACAGGAGTAATTAGGTCATTAATCATttaagattttgttttggcaCATGAGGGCGACTGTGTATTTATAGAGGATGGTTTGTGTGTCTACTCAGACTCCTCAGGTAAGACAAGTGTTTACAGATTCTTCATCTCGCACACACCACACTTTGACCCCACAACAACCCTGCATCAAAGTCAAGTTCTTAAATCGGTGAACTACCTGTCACTTGGTGCAGATAATGAACTACCTGTCACTTGGTGCAGATAATGAACTACCTGTCACTTGGTGCAGATAATGAACTACCTGTCACTTGGTACAGATAATGAACTACCTGTCACTTGGTACAGATAATGAACTACCTGTCACTTGGTACAGATAATGAACTACCTGTCACTTGGTAATGAATAAAGATAATGTTGACACGGCTGAACACAACCACCTCATGACCCCAAAATAACTCCAATACTTTATTGAAAACATTCTCCCTTTGCAATTGAAGTTTGGTCAGATGAACAAGTAACATTATCCCATGTAGAAAACGAGGCCATAAGCCTTTTGCATAGTGCTATTTATGGAGTAATAACTTTGCATTGGACAAAGAGGAAGTGAAATGTCTGCTGAAATGTCCCATGCTTTAATCTGGGTGTAATGTCAAGTTTGAAACACAAAATACATGAAGAATTGCATGTGTCGATGGATGGGTGGGATAatgtctgtgtgtcttctgtgtgctCCCCAGAAAGGAATGCAAACTTTAGAGGTTTAATGTTTTACAAATGATACAGAACCGTCTAAGTATGCAAATATTAGTCATcaagtggaggaagagagagagggggaaaaaatagagTGAGACATGTCgaagagacaaaaatagagataTAAATATTTCATTGTTAAATCTTAAGCTTGATGGGAGAGATATTTACCACAATGCAGAAAGGGATACAAAATAGGGACAAAATACGAGAAAGAGGGAACGCGATTGAAGGAGtaaaaaaagagagtgagagatagattGCATGTAtcaagagaggagggaaggatgaGAAGGGCTGTTGGTGTTCGTCTTACCGTGGTGACCGTGGTGTTCGTCTTACCGTGGTGACAACCGAAGAGGGCAAAAGTCTCGACCCCCGCAGAGTGTGAATAAGGATGGCAAACACAAATGCGCTCGTCCGAAACGGTAACACACTCACAGGCTGCACCTGTGTCCAGTGAGGCTCGCTCGTTCTCCCACCCCTGCTctcactcctccccctcttcttgttcttcccctcctctctcatccaagCCTCTTCTTTTCCAGTGACCAAACCATTGGTCCCTGACAGTTTTAAAAACAACATCCCATCATGCGCTACTCATTGCCTACATAATCATTTCCAAATGGATCATTATGAAAAGGgaaacactgtctgtctgtctgtctgtctgtctgtctgtctgtctgtctgtctgtctgtctgtctgtctgtctgtctgtctgtctgtctgtctgtctgttctgctgtctggTTGTCTGGtcatgtcttctgtctgtctggtgtggtgtgttgtgtgtgtgtgtgtgtgatgattgtgttTCTGTCTCGGGGATGGCTCCCTCTGAACACAGTCTCCAAGTACACCATATGTCTCTGCTTCCGAGCCATGCCTCACAGTCATGTGATTCACTAAGATCAAATAATGACAAGTACTTTCACTCCCAACTAGTTCACTCCCACACAGGACAGATTTGTATGGTTGGTTCCAGGCCTTTATGTGCACATACACAATTAGCACGGAAACTAGGTTAGACAGGTGTAAACAACTACCATATTGTCTAAACCTATCCCCATCCTTTCTGATTAACTGCTTAGGGGGTATGGGCTAGAGGTTGAGGAGTCTGAGAGGGATGTCCTTGGACTGTGGATTTGTTTGCATGCCTGTACAtgcctgtactctctctctctctctgtgtgcgtgtgtgtgtgtctgtgcgtgtgtgcgtgtgtattcaTTTTGGGTGGAGCGTGCGTATCTGTGGGATAGGGAATGTTTGATGCTGTGTATGATACAATTCCATGTTATTCCCATCTACAGTTGAGTGTGACACACTTTGGTGGAACTGTGTGGTGAATCTAGCCAGGTCTAGCCAGGTTTAGCCAGGTTTAGCCAGGTCTAGCCAGGGGATACAGAACGCTTTCTCATCAGTCAGGTATGTTGACTTAACAAAATCAGCTAAGACTTTCATTTCCATGCAACAGCAAAGACAAACAAATGTAACAGAACAGTCTTTTTCTTTTTCAATGTTGGTGTGTCCCTCCCTGTATGACTGACAGATAAATGTGAGTGGTACTCTGTCTCCGTGCTATATCATAGTGTAAGCGTGTTGGGTgggcgtgtgtgtatgcatcggCCCCACCTTGGTAACGGAACTGGCATTTAAACACATTATGTGTGTATCCATGGAGCTGGTAATGGCTAGTTATTAATACTAATTGAAAACTGCACCACCTTTCACAAACACATTATGTGTGTATCCATGGAGCTGGTAATGGCTAGTTATTACTGCTGAATGAAAACTGCACCACCTTTCACAAACACAATGGGTGACAACATCGACTCGTGTAGTTCCACATTATACTAATAGTTTAATAAATACATCAAACTGATCACACTGCTGCATGCTCACGTgaccatacacagacaga
This portion of the Salvelinus sp. IW2-2015 linkage group LG15, ASM291031v2, whole genome shotgun sequence genome encodes:
- the tor4ab gene encoding torsin family 4, member Ab, which translates into the protein MGDKEDSSGSFSEEAKTEEQKAKLIHPRPSLISPELKAMIRIRTKYQALKRRRLDSATGLFASGRPSTGPDPSLPTASGRPSMGPGLPTAPEIFTSNVKQATHRRRRRKGSRVLFPNNCCKVVPSDKDRSRAKPFFVLFGIIVSLQVYNAIENLDDHVAPYDLEGLDKTLRREVFGQRGAIEELMEHLQGYLSTYAHSQPLALALHGPSGVGKSHLGRLLVRHFRSVLGEDLVVQYFTLHHCPVQGDVGQCARELSLWVEEVVEHAEAQEKIPVFVLDEVELMPAPLLDVLQGLLQPNQTNEHLNVIYVLLSSLGQEEITRHILQNVSCTAKSAGALLRHTLAEHHPLWAEVGLDIVSLTLLEKSHVMECLLEEMTQEGFYPDHGHIEQLAGELSYFTTMGHQYSQNGCKQVVARVNLL